Genomic window (Candidatus Binataceae bacterium):
TGCTCGGCCATGCGAGTCTGGCCACCACCCAGCGCTACACCCACGTGAGCGTGAATCACCTTAAAGAGGTACACCGCAGTGCCCACCCCCGGCCGTGACGAGCAATCCAAAATCCGTAGCACGACCATTCTGAGCGTTCGTCACGACGGCAAAGTGGTGATGGCGGGTGACGGGCAAGTCAGCGTCGGCCAGACCATCATGAAACGGGGGGCGCGCAAGGTGCGCCGCCTGCACGAGAATCGGGTGCTGGCGGGGTTTGCCGGTTCGACGGCCGATGCGCTCACGCTGTTCGATAAATTCGAAAGTAAACTGCAGGAGTTCAACGGAGTCTTGCGCCGCGCGGCCGTCGAGATTGCCAAGGACTGGCGAACCGATCGGGTGCTGCGCCGGCTCGAGGCGATGCTGGTGGTCGCCGACCGCGAAAGTTCGCTGCTGATTTCCGGTGCAGGCGACGTTATCGAACCCGACGACGGCATCGTCGCGATCGGCTCCGGGGGCAACTACGCGCTGGCCGCCGCCCGCGCGCTGTTGCGAAACAGCTCCGCTATGACCGCGCGGCAGATCGCGGAAGCCTCGATGAAGGTCGCGTCCGAGATCTGCGTCTACACCAACGATCAATTCGTCATCGAGGAGCTGTAGGCGTCCTTTGCGCGCGTCGTCGAATCTCTCGCCGCTGGCCCAGGGGTGAGAGGCGGGGTGGCGTTACGGAAGATGTAGGCACGGCGGTCAACTACGATTAAGCTTTGGGTAGCAGCGCGCGAAAGGCGCGCTCGTTACGCGTAGATTTCGATGGACGTTCCACAGGTAATGACTCCGCGCGAGATTGTCTCTGAGCTCGACCGTTACATTGTCGGTCAAGGCGATGCCAAGCGCGCCGTCGCGATCGCGCTCAGAAACCGCTGGCGGCGGCAGAACGTCGCACCCGAGTTGCGCGACGAGATCGCGCCCAAGAACATCCTGATGATCGGTCCGACCGGTGTGGGCAAGACCGAGATTGCCCGGCGATTGGCGCGCCTGGCGCAGGCGCCGTTCATCAAGGTTGAAGCATCCCGCTATACGGAGGTCGGCTATGTCGGCCGCGACGTAGAATCGATGATTCGGGATCTCGCCGAAATCTCCGTGAAGATGGTGCGCGAGGAGGCTCGCGAGCGGGTCGCGGTCAAGGCGCGCGAGGGCGCCGAGGAACGGCTGCTCGATATCCTGTTTCCGCCGCCGACCAAGGTTCGCCGGCAGGCCGGCATCACGGCGGAAGGCCGCGTGCAACCGATCGAAGAAGATTCGCACAGAGACACCCGCGAGAAGCTTCGCAAACTGCTCCGCGAGGGCCATCTCGACGACCGGGAAGTCGAAATCGAAGTTTCCGCATCCGCCACGCCGATGGTCGAGGTGTTCACGCCCCAGGGCATGGAGGAAATGGGCTTCAATATGAAGGAGCTCATGAACCAGATCATGCCCAAGAAGACCCGCAGCCGTAAGGTCAAGATTCCCGAGGCGCTGGAACTCCTGACCCAGGAAGAAGCGGCACGCCTAGTGGACATGGAGTCGGTCGCGCACGACGCGATTCATCGCGCCGAGCAATCGGGCATCGTGTTCATCGATGAAATCGACAAAATTGCGGGACGGGAGACGAGCCGCGGTCCCGACGTCTCGCGCGAAGGCGTGCAGCGCGACTTGCTTCCAATTGTCGAAGGCTCGACCGTCAACACCAAATACGGCGCGGTCCGCACCGATCACATCCTGTTCGTTGCCTCGGGCGCGTTTCACACCTCCAAGCCCTCCGATCTGATCCCGGAGTTTCAGGGACGCTTTCCCATCCGCGTCGAGCTGGGCGCGCTAACTGGTGACGATTTCGTCCGCATCCTGACCGAGCCGGAGAACGCGCTGACCAAGCAATACGTCGCCTTGATGGCGACCGAGGGCGTCAAGCTGACCTTCACCGAGGACGCGGTCGGCGCGCTCGCGGAGATCGCTGCGCAAGTGAATTCGCGCAGCGAAAATATCGGCGCGCGCCGCCTGCATACGGTGCTCGAGCGCGTGCTCGATGAGCTGTCCTTCGATGCCCCCGAGCGTAGCGATCGCACGGTCGTCATCGACGCAGCCTACGTGCATCGCTATCTCGACCCGATCGTCAAGGATGAAGACCTGTCCCGTTTTATCCTTTGAAAATAGGCGCTTTCCGCGCGGCGCGGTCCGAGTTCACACGCTGGTAATTGCGCCGCGCCGGTAAGCCTGTTTTGATTGCCGCGGGAGCGTATGCGCGGCGGAGGTGACGTGAAAGATCTCATTCAACGAGCCGAGGTTCTGATCGAAGCGCTGCCCTACATTCGGCGCTTTCGCGGCAAGACCATCGTCATCAAGTATGGCGGCCACGCCATGCTCAGCGAAGATCTGCGTCTCAGCTTCGCCGAGGACGTAGTCCTGCTCGACCTGGTCGGCATGAATCCGGTCATCGTGCATGGCGGGGGCCCGCAAATCACCGAGCTGATCGGCAAGCTCGGGCTCAAGTCGAAGTTCGTGCGCGGCATGCGGGTTACTGACGAGGCGACCATGGAAGCGGCCGAGATGGTCCTGCAACGCATCAACAAGGACATCGTGGCGCTGATCTCGCGGCACGGTGGCCGCGCGGTCGGACTCTCGGGCAAGGACGGCGACCTGATCGTCTCGCGCAAGATGCGAGTGGTGGTGCGCGATGACAATGGCCGCAAGAGCACGCTGGATATCGGCCTGGTCGGCGAAGTGGACGCGATAAACCCCGACGTTATCACCACGCTGGAGGCCGCGAATTTCATCCCGGTCATCGCGCCGACCGGCGTCGGCCGTGACGGGCAGACTTACAACATCAATGCCGACGTGGCCGCGGGCGAAATCGCCGCCGCGCTCAAGGCCGAGAAACTCATTCTGCTCAGCGACGTCGAGGGAGTGAAAGACCGCGAGGGGCGCCTGCTCTCGACGCTCGATGCCCCTGAAGCGCGCAGAATGATCGCGCGCGACGTGATTCACGAAGGCATGATTCCCAAGGTGGAATGCTGTATCGATGCGCTCCAAAAGGGCGTCGCCAAAACCCACATTATCGACGGCCGCGTGCGGCACGCGGTGCTGCTCGAGATCTTCACCCGGCTCGGGGTCGGCACCGAAGTGGTGCGGCGCCGTGCCCGCGTGTCCGATCTCGCACCCGGACGCCGGCAAAAGGCCTGAGAGGCGCAACGCCGATGAACAACGCTGAAATCGTCGATCTGACGCATCGCAACCTGGTCGACATCTATGGCTGTCTGCCTATTGCTCTGGCCCGCGGTCAGGGTTCCTGGCTCGAAGACGCCGACGGCAATCGTTACCTCGATTTCTTCTGCGGTTTGGCGGTTACCAACCTCGGCCATTCGCACCCGCGCTTGGTGCGTGCCGTCCGCGAGCAGGCCGAGCGTCTCATGCATGTGTCCAACATCTTCCATACCGAGCCAACTGCCCGCCTGGCCGCGTACCTGGCGTCGCGCTTCGGCGACGGTCGCGTATTCTTCGGTAACTCCGGCGCCGAGGCCAACGAGGCGGCCATCAAGCTGGCGCGGCGTTGGGGCCACAAGGACGGCGGGGGACGGTACGAAATCATCGCCGCGCTCGGCTCATTCCACGGGCGCACGCTCGCCACGCTGAGCGCCACCGGCCAGGAGAAATATCATCAGGGTTTTCAGCCCCTGGTCCCCGGCTTCCGGATGGCGCCCTTCGATGACCTCGCGGGGCTCGAGCGCTCAGTGAGCGACAATACCGTCGCCGTAATGCTCGAACCGATCCAGGGCGAAGGCGGCGTGGTCGTTCCCCAAGCGGATTACCTCAAGCGGGTGCGGGAGTTCTGCGATCGCAACCATCTCCTGATGATTCTCGACGAGATCCAGGTTGGGGTCGGCCGGACCGGCAAGTTCTTCGGGTACGAACATACCGGTGTCAGACCGGACATTGTCACCCTCGCCAAGGCGCTCGGTGGCGGGTTGCCGCTCGGCGCAATGATCGCCAAGAGCGACGTCGCCGCGAGCCTGACCCCTGGAAGCCACGGGACTACGTTCGGCGGGAACCCCGTGTCGTGCGCGGCCGGACTTGCGATGGTCGAGACCATCGACGAGGAGCGGGTGCTTGAGAACGCAACCCGGTTGGGCGCTGCGATGCTGGAGCGCCTGCGCGAGATCGCGAAGACCTGCGAGCGGATCATGGAGGTACGCGGCCTGGGAATGATCATCGGCGTAGTGCTCAAGCACGATGCGCGCCCGGTCGTCGATGCGTGTCTCAAGGAGCGGTTGCTGGTCAACGGGACTGCGGGCAACGTGCTAAGGCTGCTGCCCCCGCTCAATCTCTCGCGTGCCGACGCGGAGCGGGGCCTCGCGATCGTGGAACGCGCCTTGCGCACTGCACCGCTACCCTCATGAGTGCCGTGGCAGCGCAGCGTAAACGGGCCGCCGAGGGGCAGGTCGGTGCCGAGCCACCTGCCAAACGCGATTTTCTGGAGATGAGTTCGCTGACCGAGGGCGAGCTCAGCGGGCTTTTGGCGCTGGCGGCGCGGTTCAAGGCCGAACTCAAATCCGGCATCGAGCATCCCTATCTGCGCGGCCGCACGCTCGCCATGATCTTCCAGAAACCTTCGCTGCGCACCCGGATCAGCTTCGAAACCGGCATGGCGCAACTTGGTGGCCATGCAATTTACCTGGGCCCGAACGATATCGGCATCGGCGAGCGTGAATCGGCCAAGGACGTCGCGCGCAATCTGTCGCGCTGGGTCGACCTCATCATGATTCGGACCTTTTCCCACGACACCTGCCTGGAACTGGCGCGCGAGGCATCGGTGCCGGTCATCAACGCGCTCACCGATCGGCTGCATCCCTGCCAGTTACTCGCGGACCTGCAGGCGCTCCAGGAGCATTTCGGGCGCGATCTCCGAAAGTTGCGCATCGCGTTCGTCGGTGACGGATTCAACCTTGCACACAGCTGGATCGAGGCGGCGTCCCTCATCGGTTTCGAGCTGCGCCTTGGCATTCCGCAAGGCTACGAGCCCGAGAAAAGCTACATGGCCCGCTTTCGGCGCGAGGAACACGGGATCCTTACCCATGATCCCGTCGAAGCGGTCAAGGATGCCGATGTGATCTACACCGACACCTGGACCTCGATGGGTCAGGAGAAGGAAGCTGCCAAGCGCCGGCGCGACTTTCGCGACTTTCAGGTCAACGACGCTCTGCTGGCGCACGCCGCGCGCCATGCGTTGGTCATGCACTGCCTGCCCGCGCATCGCGGCGAGGAAATAACCGATGCGGTGCTCGATGGGCCGCGCTCGATCGTTTTGGACCAGGCCGAAAACCGGTTGCATGCGCAGAAAGCGGTCATGGTGTGGCTTAAGCGGCCCGAGATTCTGGAGCACACCGCGCTGACGCACGGCGCGTAACGGAAACTACGACGGTGGCAAGCGAAAATATCAAAAAAGTGGTGCTCGCCTATTCGGGGGGACTCGATACCTCGGTCATCCTGCGCTGGCTTAAAGATCGCTTTGCATGTGAGGTCATCGCGTATTGTGCCGATGTTGGCCAGGCGGAGGAGACCGCAGGCCTCGAGCAAAAGGCGCTCGGTACGGGAGCGAGCAAGTTCATACTTGCCGATCTGCGCGAGGAATTCGCCGGCGACTTCGTGTTTCCGATGATGCGGGCGAACGCGGTGTACGAAGGCTACTACTTGCTGGGTACTTCCATCGCCCGACCGGTCATCGCCAAGAAACAGGCTGAGATCGCGCGCGCCGAGGGCGCGGATGCAGTCGCGCACGGCGCGACCGGCAAGGGCAACGACCAGGTTCGCTATGAACTGAGCCTGGCGCGCCTGGCGCCCGAACTTAAGATCATCGCGCCGTGGCGAAGGGCGGACTGGACCTTTCAGGGCCGCGCCGACATGATCGCCTACGCCGATGAGAAGAGGATTCCCATCTCCGCGAGCAAGGAGAAGCCCTACTCGATGGATCGGAACCTCGTTCACGTGAGCTACGAGGGCGGAATCCTCGAAGACCCCTGGCGAGAGCCGTACAACGACATGTTCCAGCTGACCGTGTCTCCCGAGGATGCACCGAGTCGACCCGAACACGTCGAAATCGAGTACCTTGCAGGTAACCCGGTCGCGATAAATGGCGAGGTTCTGTCGCCGGCGAAAATAATCGAACGCGCGAACGAAATCGGCGGTCGCCACGGCATCGGGCGGGTGGACATGGTCGAGAACCGCTATGTTGGGATAAAATCGCGCGGGGTGTACGAAACTCCCGGAGTCACGCTGCTGACGCATGGGCATCGCGCAGTCGAGCAATTGACGCTCGATCGTGAGGTGCTGCATTTACGCGATTCATTGATTCCGCGCTACGCTGAGATGGTGTACTACGGGTACTGGTTCGCGCCGGAGCGCGAGGCGGTGCAGGCGCTGATCGATGAAGCGCAGCGCGATGTGACCGGCACCGCGCGACTCAAGCTGTACAAGGGCGCGGTCACGATCGCGGGCCGCAAGTCGCCGAATTCGCTGTACGATCCGGCGATGGCGAGTTTCGAAGAGGCCGGCGGTTACCAGCAATCCGACGCCGAGGGATTCATTCGCCTCGCCGGCACTCGGCTGCGCGCGCTGGCCCGGGTCCGCGCGGCCGCCCGCAAGGCGACCAAGGGGAACTGAGGTTTGGGAAAGGTTATTCAATTCCGGCCGCCGCACAAGGCGCCCAAGCTGGTTCCGCGCGTCCGCGCCGGTCACTGCCCGCGCTGCGGGCACAAGTTCGATGTACACATCACCCATCCGGACGGCACCACGAGCTGCGCCGCCCGTGGATGTCTCTGTCGCACGCGCCACTCCGAATGAGGCGCCTGCCATTCCTTCCCGCTAGCGGTGCTCGACCTTTCAAGAAGGGACGCCGCTGCCCCTTGGCCAGCTGGGGAACCCGCGAACCTGCGATGCCAGCGCACGCTGCGCGTCACCGGACGGTGATGACACGGCTGCTCGGTCCGCTTCCCGGGCAAGCGGTGGAAGTGGCGGGGACGAGCGCATGAAGGGCAAGTCGCCAGCGCGCCCCAATTTAATCCGCGGCCGGTTCGCGCGCGGGCGTTTGCCCGAAGTCGAGGCCTTCACCGCTTCTCTGCCGTTCGACCGCCGTCTCTATCGCCACGACATCCTTGGTTCGATCGCCCATGCCCGCATGTTGGCGCGCGTCGGCCTGATCCGCTCCTCCGAGGGGCGCGCGATTGAGCGCGGTCTTGGGCAGATCGAGCAGGAAATCGAATCCGGGAAATTTCGCTTTGTCACCTCCGACGAAGACATCCACCTCGCGATCGAGCGACGCCTGATCGCGAAAATCGGGGAAGCCGGGCGCAAGCTCCACACCGCGCGCTCGCGCAACGACCAGGTCGCGCTCGACCTGCGTCTCTATTTGCGCGACGAAATCCAAAACGTCGATGAACTGATCCGGGTCCTGCGCGCATCGCTGATTCGGGTCGCGCGGCGCAACCTCGACACCACCATGCCCGGGTATACCCATCTACAGCGCGCGCAGCCGGTTTCGCTGGCGCATCATGTGCTGGCCTACGTCGAAATGCTGGAGCGCGACCGCGAGCGCTTTGCCCAGGCGCTGGCACGCACCAACGTGATGCCGCTGGGGGCGGGCGCGCTGGCTGCCACCACTCTCCCGATCGATCGGAAAATGGTCGCGCGTGACCTGGGGTTCAAGCAGCTCGCGCACAACAGTATGGACGCGGTCTCCGATCGCGACTTCGCGGTCGATTTTCTCTCGGCCGCAGCGCTCCTCGCGGTCCACCTGTCGCGGATGAGCGAGGAGCTCATTCTGTGGACCTCTTCCGAATTCGGCTTCGCCGTGCTGCCCGACGAATTCTCCACCGGCAGCTCGATGATGCCGCAGAAGAAGAACCCGGACCTCGCGGAACTCATTCGCGGCAAGACCGGCCGCGTCATCGGCGATCTGATGGCCATGCTCATCACCCTCAAGGGCCTTCCGCTCGCCTATAACTCCGATTTGCAGGAGGACAAGGAGCGGGTCTTCGATGCACTCGACACCATCAAGCCGGCGCTCGACCTGATGGCGAAGTTGTGGACCGCACTGCGCTTCGATCGTGCCGCGATGCGCCGGGCCGCGGGTGGATTTGCACTCGCGACCGATCTCGCCGAGTACCTAGTCGCGCGGGGCGTGCCCTTTCGCGAAGCGCACGAGATCATCGGCGCGCTGGTGCGGGAAACCGCCGACTCCGGGCGCACCTTCGAGGAGCTAACCCTGGCCGAGCTGCGGCGCTATTCGCACGCGTTTGCCGCCGATGCGCTGGACCTGTTGGATGCGGACCATTCGGTCGCACGCCGAACCGTGACCGGCGGGCCCGCGCCGCGGACGATTGAGAAGCGGATCAAGGAACTCGATCGATGACGCGCCACTTCGCCATCGGGGCCGTGGTCGCACTTCTCGCATTCGTGGCCGCGGCGGCGTGGGTCGGATGCGGGGTGAAATCTCCGCCGGTCCGGCCGCAGGCCGCGCGGCCGCAGCGCATACTCGATCTCCATGCGGAGTCGGTCGAGAACGGGGTGAGACTGAACTGGGGCAGGCCCACCACCTATGAGGCGGGCGGTAAGATGCGCAACCTTGGATTCTTTGCGGTGATGCGCTCCGACGGTCAGGGCTTTTTTCGCAACATCGGTGAAGTGCCGGTAACCGACCAGCAACGCTTTCAGCAACAGCAGATGTTCGCCTTCACCGATCACAACACGACGATCGGTCACTCCTACACCTACCAGGTCATCTCCTACACCCAGGACAACTACAGAAGCGCTCCTTCCAACCCGGTCGAGATCGAGCGCACCGTTCCGCGTCCTCCTCCCAACCCTGAGACTTTCGTCCTCCCCACGCCCACCCCGTTACCGCTACCTTAGGCTCAGAGATCCGTCTGCCCGCGGCGCCGGTTTATTCATTCTCGCCGGCTGTGATAAAAATCACTTTCACACCGGGCATCCGGCTCAAGAGCGTCTGTCCCCACGTCGGGCATGAACTATTTCGAATACAAGCACGATCAACTCTACGCCGAGGACATTCCGATAGCTGAGCTGGCCAGGCGCTTCGGCACGCCCTTCTATGTCTACAGCGCACGCACGCTCAAGCGCCATTTCCGGGTGTTCGATGAGGCTTTCGCGGGCACCGATCATCTGACCTGTTTCGCCATGAAGGCGCTCTCGAACCTGAGCATCCTGAAGCTGTTCGCTTCGATGGGTGCCGGATTCGACATCGTGTCGGTCGGCGAGTTGATGCGCTGTCTGCGGGTCGGAGCGGACCCAGGAAAAATAGTGTTTTCCGGGGTCGGCAAGACCGACGAAGAAATCGCGGCCGCCCTCACTGCCGGCATCCTGATGATTAACGTTGAGTCGCGGCCGGAACTGCATCACATCAGCGAAGTCGCTGGACGCATGAAGTGTCGCGCACCGGTGAGCCTGCGCGTCAATCCCGACCTCGATCCGGGAACCCATCCGCACATCTCCACCGGCCATCGTGACAGCAAGTTCGGCGTACCGCTGGCGCAGGTACACGAGTACTATGCGGAAGCGCGCGGGCTCCCGAACCTCGAACTGGTGGGCTTGAGCACGCATATCGGCTCGCAGATCACCGACACGGCACCGTTCAACGAGGCAGCCGAAAAGGTGAAGGCGATCGTGGGTGGATTGCGCTCGGCCGGGATGGCGCTCAAGTACCTCGATCTCGGCGGCGGCCTGGGGATTCCTTACCAGGAAGAGCCGCCCGCCCCCGCCGAATACGCCAGGGTGCTGCTCAAGTCGATCCGAGATCTGGGACTCAAGATAATCACCGAACCCGGCCGCGTGATTGTGGGGAACGCGGGCATCTTTGTCACCCGGGTCCTGTACGTCAAAGAAACCGACGTGAAGCGCTTCATCGTGATCGATGGAGCGATGAACGACCTGATTCGGCCGGTGCTGTACGAGGCTTATCACGAGATTCGGCCGGTCGATCGCCGCAATCCGGGCAAACCAGTGGTTGCCGACGTGGTCGGACCGGTGTGCGAAAGCGGTGATTTCCTGGCGCGCGAGCGGGAACTGCCGGAGCCGAAAACCGGCGACTTGCTGGCGGTGATGAGCGCCGGTGCCTACGGCTTTGTGATGGCATCGAACTACAACAGCCGTCCGCGCGCCGCAGAGATCCTGGTCGATGACACCGACGCGCACCTGATTCGCGAGCGCGACACTTTCGAGGATCTCATCCGCGGTGAGAAGATCATCGAGTTGCGGAGCCGGTGAGGGTGACGATGGCGTCGCTCGAATTCACCAAGATGCATGGCTGCGGCAACGACTACATTTATATTGTTGCGCTCAGGGCGCGTCCCGCCGACCCGGCCGGGCTCTCCCGGCGCCTTTCCGATCGCCACCTGGGCGTGGGCGGAGACGGATTGATCATGCTCGCTCCGTCGGCGGTCGGCGACTTTCGGATGGAGATGTACAACGCGGACGGAAGCCGCGGCGACATGTGCGGAAATGGCATCCGATGCCTCGCGCGCCTCGCCTACGAGCGCGGCTTCGTGCGCAAGAACCCGATGGCGGTGGAGACCGACGCGGGTCTCAAAACCGTCCACCTGCAAGTCGCCAAGGGCCAGGTGCAGAGCGCGACGGTGGACATGGGCGAGCCGATCCTGGATGGCCGCCGGATTCCTGTGGCCGCCGATGGTCGCATCATCGACTATCCGCTGGAAGTGGGCGGTCGGACCGAAAGGATAACCTGCGTGTCGATGGGCAATCCGCATTGCGTCGTATTTGTGAACGACGACTCCGTATTCAGACTGGATGGGTTCGAATTTGCACGGCTCGGCCGTCGCTTCGAGAATCACGCTTTCTTTCCCAAGCGCGTCAACACGGAGTTCATCCTGCCCGTCTCGCGCAACCATCTCAGGATGCGGGTGTGGGAACGTGGCTCCGGGGAAACCCTCGCTTGTGGTACCGGCGCGTGTGCGGCGTTGGTCGCGGCGGTGCTGACCGGACGCGCCGAGCGCAAGGCGACCGTAGAGCTGCGCGGAGGTAACTTAGAAATCGAATGGCCGGATAAGGGCGAGGGGAAGAGTGCCGTCTACATGACCGGGGAGGCCATCACGGTGTTCGACGGGCAAGTCGAGCTGGGCGACGCTGAGATGGTCCCCGCACGCGTCTAGACAGGGAGAGCAGACGATGTTCCACGGTGCATTGACAGCGATCATTACGCCGTTTCGCGATGGCGCGGTCGATGAAGCCGCACTGCGCGAGTTAGTCGAATGGCAAATTCAGAGCGGCATCGACGGGCTGGTGCCGTGCGGTTCCACGGGAGAATCCGCGACCCTGAGCCACGCCGAGCACGAGCGGGTTATCAAAATCACCATCGAGCAAACCCGAAAGCGGGTACCAGTCGTCGCCGGAACTGGCTCCAATTCAACCGCGGAAGCGATTCGCCTGACCGCTTCAGCCCGCGAGATGGGGGCTGACGGTGCGCTGCTGATTTCGCCTTATTACAACAAACCCACCCAGGACGGCATCTACAAGCACTACAAGATGGTCGCGGCCAGCGTCGACTTACCGATCTTCGCCTATAACATCCCGGGCCGCACCGGCTCGAACGTCGCGCCCGAGACCTTCGCGCGCCTGGCCGAGATCAAGAACATCATCGGCGTGAAGGAAGCATCCGGCTCGACGGAGCAGACCTCCGACATCTTGCGCCTCACCAACGGCAAGTTCACGGTCCTCTCGGGCGACGACGCGCTCACCGTCCCGCTGATGGCCGTCGGCGCCAAGGGCGTGATTGCCACGATCGGCAACGCGATGCCGCGCGAGATTCACGAACTGGCGGCAGCGGGGCTGGCCGGAGACTTCGAACGGGCGCGCCAGCTGCACTACAAGATGCTGCCGCTGATGCGCACCCTGTTCATCGAAACCAACCCCATCTGCATCAAGCAGGCCCTCGCTTTCATGGGCAAGTGCTGCAACGAACTACGCATGCCTCTGGTCCCGATGACCGCGCCCGCCGCTGAAAAACTGAAGGCGGCGATGAAAGAATTGCGGCTGATCTGAGTCTTCCTTTCCTCGTCCGCCGGCCGCTGGTGGTGCCATCCAAGCTGTGAGGCAGCCCCGCAGCGTTGCATGGATTGCGCAGTCTTCTCGAGAATCCTTCTCACCGCGCGGTCCCGCGATGACTCTTCACGGGTGAGAAGTTCTCTGTGTGGGTTCCCTTCGCGGGTGAGTCGGTGGCTTGAAGGGTTTGCACGG
Coding sequences:
- the hslV gene encoding ATP-dependent protease subunit HslV, producing MPTPGRDEQSKIRSTTILSVRHDGKVVMAGDGQVSVGQTIMKRGARKVRRLHENRVLAGFAGSTADALTLFDKFESKLQEFNGVLRRAAVEIAKDWRTDRVLRRLEAMLVVADRESSLLISGAGDVIEPDDGIVAIGSGGNYALAAARALLRNSSAMTARQIAEASMKVASEICVYTNDQFVIEEL
- the hslU gene encoding ATP-dependent protease ATPase subunit HslU, which codes for MDVPQVMTPREIVSELDRYIVGQGDAKRAVAIALRNRWRRQNVAPELRDEIAPKNILMIGPTGVGKTEIARRLARLAQAPFIKVEASRYTEVGYVGRDVESMIRDLAEISVKMVREEARERVAVKAREGAEERLLDILFPPPTKVRRQAGITAEGRVQPIEEDSHRDTREKLRKLLREGHLDDREVEIEVSASATPMVEVFTPQGMEEMGFNMKELMNQIMPKKTRSRKVKIPEALELLTQEEAARLVDMESVAHDAIHRAEQSGIVFIDEIDKIAGRETSRGPDVSREGVQRDLLPIVEGSTVNTKYGAVRTDHILFVASGAFHTSKPSDLIPEFQGRFPIRVELGALTGDDFVRILTEPENALTKQYVALMATEGVKLTFTEDAVGALAEIAAQVNSRSENIGARRLHTVLERVLDELSFDAPERSDRTVVIDAAYVHRYLDPIVKDEDLSRFIL
- the argB gene encoding acetylglutamate kinase, which gives rise to MKDLIQRAEVLIEALPYIRRFRGKTIVIKYGGHAMLSEDLRLSFAEDVVLLDLVGMNPVIVHGGGPQITELIGKLGLKSKFVRGMRVTDEATMEAAEMVLQRINKDIVALISRHGGRAVGLSGKDGDLIVSRKMRVVVRDDNGRKSTLDIGLVGEVDAINPDVITTLEAANFIPVIAPTGVGRDGQTYNINADVAAGEIAAALKAEKLILLSDVEGVKDREGRLLSTLDAPEARRMIARDVIHEGMIPKVECCIDALQKGVAKTHIIDGRVRHAVLLEIFTRLGVGTEVVRRRARVSDLAPGRRQKA
- a CDS encoding acetylornithine transaminase: MNNAEIVDLTHRNLVDIYGCLPIALARGQGSWLEDADGNRYLDFFCGLAVTNLGHSHPRLVRAVREQAERLMHVSNIFHTEPTARLAAYLASRFGDGRVFFGNSGAEANEAAIKLARRWGHKDGGGRYEIIAALGSFHGRTLATLSATGQEKYHQGFQPLVPGFRMAPFDDLAGLERSVSDNTVAVMLEPIQGEGGVVVPQADYLKRVREFCDRNHLLMILDEIQVGVGRTGKFFGYEHTGVRPDIVTLAKALGGGLPLGAMIAKSDVAASLTPGSHGTTFGGNPVSCAAGLAMVETIDEERVLENATRLGAAMLERLREIAKTCERIMEVRGLGMIIGVVLKHDARPVVDACLKERLLVNGTAGNVLRLLPPLNLSRADAERGLAIVERALRTAPLPS
- the argF gene encoding ornithine carbamoyltransferase; its protein translation is MSAVAAQRKRAAEGQVGAEPPAKRDFLEMSSLTEGELSGLLALAARFKAELKSGIEHPYLRGRTLAMIFQKPSLRTRISFETGMAQLGGHAIYLGPNDIGIGERESAKDVARNLSRWVDLIMIRTFSHDTCLELAREASVPVINALTDRLHPCQLLADLQALQEHFGRDLRKLRIAFVGDGFNLAHSWIEAASLIGFELRLGIPQGYEPEKSYMARFRREEHGILTHDPVEAVKDADVIYTDTWTSMGQEKEAAKRRRDFRDFQVNDALLAHAARHALVMHCLPAHRGEEITDAVLDGPRSIVLDQAENRLHAQKAVMVWLKRPEILEHTALTHGA
- a CDS encoding argininosuccinate synthase produces the protein MASENIKKVVLAYSGGLDTSVILRWLKDRFACEVIAYCADVGQAEETAGLEQKALGTGASKFILADLREEFAGDFVFPMMRANAVYEGYYLLGTSIARPVIAKKQAEIARAEGADAVAHGATGKGNDQVRYELSLARLAPELKIIAPWRRADWTFQGRADMIAYADEKRIPISASKEKPYSMDRNLVHVSYEGGILEDPWREPYNDMFQLTVSPEDAPSRPEHVEIEYLAGNPVAINGEVLSPAKIIERANEIGGRHGIGRVDMVENRYVGIKSRGVYETPGVTLLTHGHRAVEQLTLDREVLHLRDSLIPRYAEMVYYGYWFAPEREAVQALIDEAQRDVTGTARLKLYKGAVTIAGRKSPNSLYDPAMASFEEAGGYQQSDAEGFIRLAGTRLRALARVRAAARKATKGN
- the argH gene encoding argininosuccinate lyase, whose protein sequence is MKGKSPARPNLIRGRFARGRLPEVEAFTASLPFDRRLYRHDILGSIAHARMLARVGLIRSSEGRAIERGLGQIEQEIESGKFRFVTSDEDIHLAIERRLIAKIGEAGRKLHTARSRNDQVALDLRLYLRDEIQNVDELIRVLRASLIRVARRNLDTTMPGYTHLQRAQPVSLAHHVLAYVEMLERDRERFAQALARTNVMPLGAGALAATTLPIDRKMVARDLGFKQLAHNSMDAVSDRDFAVDFLSAAALLAVHLSRMSEELILWTSSEFGFAVLPDEFSTGSSMMPQKKNPDLAELIRGKTGRVIGDLMAMLITLKGLPLAYNSDLQEDKERVFDALDTIKPALDLMAKLWTALRFDRAAMRRAAGGFALATDLAEYLVARGVPFREAHEIIGALVRETADSGRTFEELTLAELRRYSHAFAADALDLLDADHSVARRTVTGGPAPRTIEKRIKELDR
- the lysA gene encoding diaminopimelate decarboxylase, encoding MNYFEYKHDQLYAEDIPIAELARRFGTPFYVYSARTLKRHFRVFDEAFAGTDHLTCFAMKALSNLSILKLFASMGAGFDIVSVGELMRCLRVGADPGKIVFSGVGKTDEEIAAALTAGILMINVESRPELHHISEVAGRMKCRAPVSLRVNPDLDPGTHPHISTGHRDSKFGVPLAQVHEYYAEARGLPNLELVGLSTHIGSQITDTAPFNEAAEKVKAIVGGLRSAGMALKYLDLGGGLGIPYQEEPPAPAEYARVLLKSIRDLGLKIITEPGRVIVGNAGIFVTRVLYVKETDVKRFIVIDGAMNDLIRPVLYEAYHEIRPVDRRNPGKPVVADVVGPVCESGDFLARERELPEPKTGDLLAVMSAGAYGFVMASNYNSRPRAAEILVDDTDAHLIRERDTFEDLIRGEKIIELRSR